A window of Rhododendron vialii isolate Sample 1 chromosome 11a, ASM3025357v1 contains these coding sequences:
- the LOC131307190 gene encoding glyoxylate/succinic semialdehyde reductase 2, chloroplastic-like, translating to MDRPFSHLFPSKGVFGYSWYVDISTVDGSSSKFIGRQIKATRALFLQVNRYDISVLAIQLCFYSAKLLYIDFSCRHQFQSSKKLAIFKAGRRWPADTSDRSALMQMQVFYASCDKTLFDTVAPLLNIAGKSRYFLGDLGNGAAMKHLLST from the exons ATGGATAGGCCGTTCTCCCATTTATTTCCCTCAAAGGGCGTGTTCGGTTATTCTTG GTATGTAGATATTTCCACAGTTGATGGTTCCTCTTCTAAATTTATTGGCAGACAGATCAAAGCGACAAGGGCACTTTTTCTGCAGGTGAATCGGTACGATATTTCTGTTCTAGCTATCCAATTATGCTTCTATAGTGCCAAATTGTTGTACATTGACTTCTCCTGCAGGCACCAGTTTCAAAGCTCCAAAAAGCTGGCCATCTTCAAAGCTGGCAGAAGATGGCCAGCTGATACTTCTGACCGCAG TGCACTTATGCAAATGCAAGTCTTCTATGCATCTT GTGATAAAACTCTGTTTGATACGGTGGCTCCACTCTTAAATATAGCAGGGAAG TCAAGGTATTTCCTCGGGGACTTGGGGAATGGAGCTGCAATGAAACACTTGTTGTCAACGTGA
- the LOC131308394 gene encoding chloroplast protein FOR GROWTH AND FERTILITY 2-like — protein sequence MDRLIHYSGTIFPSKIHSNSSPPLPLLARIDAAVFKPHSPVTNSRRVVSSLFRNYEVSFSSPFAKFPTMYSIKPSSVSYSTPEDSPDGSKPTTHFVKKGVERYSEWRKAATAGTVVLLSALIVISISPVIVSPAFALFPNAANTGAPIAAAAGGKLLRAELLTSAWTGFFAGCLHTLSGPDHLAALAPLSIGRTRMESAAVGALWGCGHDAGQLLFGLLFLLLKDRLHIEIIRTWGTRVVGFTLLVIGAMGIREASEVHVPCVVLENGECDVSNYETFENRTIGKKKKKRIGFATFATGIVHGLQPDALMMVLPALALPSRLAGAAFLGMFLVGTVIAMGSYTVFIGSCSEALKERVPRITEKLTWASSLVAIALGLAIIITQFFGFSLY from the exons ATGGATAGGCTTATCCACTATTCCGGCACCATCTTCCCCTCCAAAATCCATTCAAActcctctcctcctctccctctacTCGCCAGAATCGACGCCGCAGTTTTCAAGCCACACTCGCCCGTTACCAACTCCCGGCGAGTGGTCAGCTCACTCTTCCGCAATTATGAagtttcattttcttctcctttcgcCAAATTCCCCACTATGTATTCGATCAAACCGTCGTCAGTCTCATACTCCACGCCCGAGGATTCACCAGATGGATCGAAACCCACAACCCATTTTGTCAAGAAAGGCGTGGAAAGATATTCCGAGTGGAGAAAG GCAGCCACTGCTGGAACAGTTGTTCTACTGTCAGCTCTTATCGTGATATCAATCAGTCCGGTCATTGTGTCACCAGCTTTTGCATTGTTTCCAAATGCAGCCAACACCGGGGCTCCTATTGCAGCTGCAGCAGGGGGAAAACTCCTCCGCGCAGAATTACTAACTAGTGCTTGGACTGGTTTCTTTGCCGGTTGCTTACACACACTATCAGGGCCTGACCACCTAGCTGCTTTGGCCCCACTCTCAATTGGGCGCACTCGAATGGAGAGCGCTGCAGTTGGAGCATTGTGGGGATGTGGTCACGACGCTGGACAATTGCTATTTGGGTTACTTTTCTTATTACTGAAAGATCGGCTCCATATCGAAATCATCCGAACTTGGGGAACAAGAGTGGTGGGCTTTACTCTGCTTGTTATTGGTGCTATGGGAATAAGAGAAGCTTCAGAGGTCCATGTCCCATGTGTTGTTTTGGAAAACGGCGAGTGTGATGTTAGTAACTATGAAACTTTCGAAAACCGAACTattgggaagaagaagaagaagaggattggGTTTGCAACTTTTGCCACGGGGATTGTACATGGGCTTCAACCCGATGCGCTGATGATGGTCTTGCCTGCACTTGCTTTGCCTTCTCGCTTGGCGGGGGCCGCATTTCTAGGAATGTTCTTGGTGGGGACGGTAATAGCGATGGGAAGTTATACTGTGTTTATCGGCTCGTGTAGTGAGGCTTTGAAAGAGAGGGTGCCAAGGATAACTGAGAAGCTCACATGGGCTTCCTCTCTTGTAGCAATTGCTCTTGGACTAGCAATCATCATTACCCAGTTTTTTGGGTTTAGCCTGTATTGA
- the LOC131307733 gene encoding SKP1-like protein 1A: MSTSKTIVLKSSDGETFEVEEAVAVESQTIKHMIEDNCADTSIPLPNVTSKILAKVIEYCKRHVESAASATKSEDKAVDDELKTFDSDFVNVDQAVLFDLILAANYLNIKSLLDLTCQTVADMIKGKTPEEIRKTFNIKNDFTPEEEEEVRRENAWAFE; this comes from the exons ATGTCGACCTCAAAGACCATCGTGCTCAAGAGCTCCGACGGGGAAACCTTCGAGGTGGAAGAGGCTGTGGCCGTGGAGTCGCAGACCATCAAGCACATGATCGAGGACAACTGCGCGGACACCAGCATCCCCCTCCCCAACGTCACCAGCAAGATCCTGGCCAAGGTCATCGAGTACTGCAAGAGGCACGTCGAATCCGCCGCATCAGCCACCAAATCCGAGGACAAGGCCGTTGACGACGAACTCAAGACGTTTGACTCCGATTTCGTCAACGTCGATCAGGCCGTCCTCTTCGATCTCATTCTG GCTGCAAATTATCTGAACATCAAGAGCCTGCTGGATTTGACGTGTCAGACAGTGGCAGACATGATCAAGGGGAAAACACCAGAGGAGATCCGCAAGACGTTCAACATTAAGAATGACTTCACgccagaggaagaagaggaggttaGGAGGGAGAATGCTTGGGCCTTTGAGTGA